The window CACAGTCCCACTCACGGCTTGGAAACAGAATTGGCGTCTTTGAGGGAGGTTTCTCCGCCGCCGTTAGCAGCAATGGTTGCGGATTGTACGGTCAAAGCCGACACACTAGGGGAAGTGGGGCAAGCAGCCTCGCCGTTGAGTAGTTGGTTGTTGTTGGAGGCGGAGGCTAAGGGGTGGTGGCTCCTGCTGTGACACGTGGAGGTGGAGATGGCGGTGGCGAGTGAGATGGGCATGAGGCAAAGACCCTTTCCTTGAAGATACTGCATGGCGGAACCCATGTCTTCTTCCATCAGCTTCGCCACCTGGTGCTCCGTCACCGTCATGCCGTCGTTGTTGTTCGATGATGACGCCGTTTTTGTTCCGTTACCAATCCTTCCTCCCTgtacaaaatatcaaaatcaattcCACCAAATCTAAACtcctatttaattaattaataattgcaTCTCATAttattaagaaaaattattatagACATTAAGACAACCTTCCAAAAAGGTGCACGCGTGATGATGCTTTATTAAGAGGGACAGCCAAGTTCATATAAATgtaagtatatatatttataacaaaataaatagaaatcTTAGTTTCCTCCTCGTGATTATTTTAATTCCACTCTTCCTCATAGTAATCCCTAACTTTCCAATACCAATTATTATAGACATTAAGACAaccttccaaaaaaaaaaaaaatacaagagaatAACAACAAAGTAATTTACCTCGGAGGACATATCGGCAACTAGGGGGttagcagcagcagcagcaccACCCAATCTGCTCATGCTCAGAACCTGCCAGCCCACAAAGAAGAAGAATATATTAACCAAGAGGAAGAATTTTACAACATGTTATAATCAATGCAGAATACAGAAAGTTATACTAATAATAAACCCCCATCCATCTTTACAaagttattaaatattttatcgcCCATTACAATTCGTCAACTAGAGAATCAGTGCAAGTATTTTAATCGAATACATTAATTAAACAAGAAGCATTTCTTTATTGAGATGAGAGAGAGCGAGAGAGAGTACTTTGACTTGGAGCTGTAGGAATTTGACATAGTCGATGATCTCATCCAGCATCGAGGCTTTGTCTGTCTGTCATTTAATACCACATAACAATTATTAATCTCATAATATAATTAATCCCACTCTTTTTATCCCAAGAAATTTcccatttaataaaataacaacaTGGTTAACACCGAATAAACTACTCTAATCATATTTGCatacattaaaaatcatattttcatgctaTGTGGAATGGAAAGAAACACACCCCATTtggtataaatatttatatcatactTATCCGATCCACCCCGATTTAATAATCATGAGTGGATTATGAATAATTCATGCACCCATAATTTTTAAGGATGTGCTTGTCACTACAAAAACAAATTCTCTTTTAATAAAACAACTATATACACGTGCCGCACGTTAGAGAGTTTGATTAGAACCTTAGTATTGGCTAAAACGGAATTGATTAGTAAATAATGAGATTCTACCAACACTCTGattattaattaacataaaaaaaggTTAAGTATTAAAGAAGACTTAGTACTAAACTAGGCATGGATCAGAACTCAATCAACAagataaacaaaaattaaaacatcGTTTAGTTCGTAAAAAATGACGATAAATTGAAAGATAAGGATAAAAAGGATGACGAGGAGAATAAGCATTTTCTTTAAATCACTTCAGTCAAAAACTCTTGGTAAAAAGACCAAAACTTTGATTGATaccaaacttaaatattttttttattgagatCGAGGGTTTGGTCCAATGATCTCAACGGAATTCTCTATGTATCGAGTCAAGTTCGAGCCTTCTTCACCTTTATATTAggatatcaaaaaaaaattttttttatcataattataattaaaataataaagtgAAAACGGAAATTACCTTGTTAGCATTAGGTACAAGCTCCTGCAAGGACTTCATCCTCTCCGCGATTCTCTCTCTCCGTAACTGCCCACGATTGAATTTCAACTTCTCCACCCAAAAAATGGCAACAAATTTTGTACTATACTGTACATGACTTACTCTTTCGGCGATACTGTGGGGGTCAGTAGCCTGTCCTCGCCTTGCCCTCACCCTCTGCTTCGGCTGTCCTGCAGTCCCACCACCGCTCGAACCGCTCGCCGCCGGTTGATTCATCTCCGGCGCTGCTGCTCCACCGAATTTATGGGATTGCAATGCTCCacccttttaaaaatttaattaatgtttaaatGAGAATCGCGACCAGAAAGTAGTGAGAATATGTTCATGCGAAGGAATGAATGGATGTCGCATAAATATCATTAATATGGGGGGAAGAACCTGGGAATGGAGGAGATGTTGAGGCTGATTTGAAGAATGCCCGATTGATCCGGTGAAGCCATTGAATAGAGATTTGATTGAGGCATCTTGATCCTGTATTTATTTAGCAACAATTAAGCATTACGCTGGTTTCAGTAAATGAAATTAAGCGCACAAATCATAGAAAGAATTATTATCATTGACAAAAAAAATGGCTTACAGGGTTAGCAGATTTGTAGCAGGAACCGTCAACGACGTCGTCTTGATCAGCATGAGGGATATTGAGAAACCCAATATCGGCAGCGGACGGGGAACGGAGGCCATTGACGGCGAGTCCTCGGGAGAGGAATAACTGCTGCTGAAGCATCAAAGCCTTGGCAGCGCCGTTGCTTATCTGCTGCTGCCTGAGCTTCGAAGCCAACAACGCCGTGGACTGCTCCTCCATGTGACATGGGGGCGGCGCGTGGTCTTCAGGCCATGGGAAGGAAGAGGCAGATGAAGGCACGGAAGAGAACATTTGGTCCAGAAAATCGTCGTGAGACGAGGTTGGGTCGAAGTGGGAAGACGTTGACATCTGGGAATTGTGGATTTCTCGAAGAGATACAAGTGGGTTCAGATTGTTCATTTCCAGCAGTTCTCTGCTAGTGGGTTGCATTCAGAAATCACAGAAACGAGAGGAGAATCATGTCAGGGGTTTGGGAAAAATTGGAATGTTTATGGAGTATGAGGTGTCGCCATCTACTCCAAGCTGCAATATATATAACAGAAACACGGCCTTTTCGATTGTtcacaataaaataaaactagACAATCTCACGATTTTTTACATGTAAAACATGTTaattttatcgatattcacaataaaaagtaataatcttagcataaaaagaaatatttttttatggatggcccaaataagatatccgtttcacaaaatacgacccgtgagaccgtttcacacaaatttttgtcataaaataatacaaaaaatcatttttatgacacaaattttgtacaattatttatgaaaaaaatattattttgtttattataaatataaataaaattgactcGTTTCATGAATAAAGATCTAAATCATTTCAAATAGAcatattcataaataaataaaaaaatagttacTATTCTTCAggattaataatttattaattaattatttttaatccatTGTACTTTatctcatttaaaaaaaaatagatgtcAAGTCCAAAGCCCGAAAGAGTGTGAAACACGTCGTGTTGATgtcaaattttaaacttttcaggtttaaataaaattattatgagTTTAAGCctaaaaaaatgttttcaaatttttctataatattttaaatcaaacaataaataaaaatatataataatcataACTTTAGGATTACGtcaaaaaatttcaagttttaaataacataaaatattaaaattgtgataattaattgttttctacaaatttgcaaaataatattaatagaaacaaatatattcattattttttatttaatatttataaatacttattcattcaaaaatataaatgaaatattgTGTTCTAATCTTACAAATGTATGGTCTTCCCCTTGGTTTGATCAATGTAATTCTGGAAGTGATCACAATCCACATACTTGAAGTAGATTTGGGAGATTACTACCTTAGAGATGTCAAATATGTTGGTGCGGGTTGTATCGATGATTGGCGAGTTGGAAAAACATCAATCCAACCCACTTCGAGTTGTAAGTTAGAAAAGACAACCGGAGGAAAAAAAACTTGTATAAATAGACAGTAAATGTTgtctataaaaaataatagtaaaaaacactttttaaaataaaagagaaggagtaggtctcttgtgagacggtctcacgaatctttatctgtgagacgggtcaaccctaccgatattcacaataaaaagtaatactcttagcataaaaagtaatattttttcatggatgactcaaataagagatctgtctcacaaaatacgactcatgagaccgtctcacataagtttttgccaaaaagaAACTTAATATCAAGTTAAAAAAAGAAACGGATATTTATTTTacctataaaataatttttaaaataagtaaaACCAAGATAAATGAACTCAAATTCAaacaaaacaatttttaaagGAAAATCAACGTAAATATTTCTGTAAAATCTTAATCCTTTTTGCATACAAGGTTGGGTCGACGCGATGGAGCTGGCCGTTCGACAACTCTAGATGACCTTCTTCCAAAGTTCACCTCATGTGAATCTAGATATGATCACGGTCTATAAACACTTATGTATCTTTTGGTTCGTGGTATGAGACAAATAGTATggagataagtaatattttttaataataaaatatataaaaatgatagttGATATATGAAACGACctttatttttaactttaaaatgtaataaatactaagaaattttttttatataaacattTTATTCTATCCTCAAAACCTTccaagataaaaataatatttaaaaactcaaatgcataaaaatccataaatcgtcaACCATAAAATCGTACTTCAATTCAAAAAAGGTTTTAGCTTCTCCCAAGCGACTCCTTATAGCTATTGTCCAGCCTTCATCGTGTCCTTATACGACCCCTTTCCCTTCCCTTAAACGTCTGATATAGGCAGTGTGTCCCTTAGATCATATAACACGACTcatacatgcatatatatagAAACATCGAATTTTCGAAATATATTCGTCTAACGTTAAATAATTTGATCTAAACATTTTTTTCATgttgaaaacataaatcatgcataatatgatttgaatgatgcataAAGAAGGTTTAGAAATGTGCCTTTGCATTGCAAATACCAAAGTGGTGGAACGTTAGTGACGAACGGAGGacgatttcttttttttttttaaccttttttCTTGTCAAAACCCCACCAAAAACCCACCTTGAAATGCAAGCGAGTCAAGTGATcgttgttggaaggaagaacgaggTAGAAAATCAAAGAACAAatgagaaaaaatcaaaatattcccTTGCCAAGAGTCCTAACTTTTGGCTACTTTTCCTTCCCACTTACGTGATTGAGTATGTGTGTTTCAGTGTGTGTAGATGTTTAGGTGAGTGTGTAGGActcttttaaaaagaatttaagaAATGTTTCTTAAACACTTAATTAATGGACTTAATTAACcttagtttttaaataattaattaagctcattaagattaataaaataattaggtcttaaattaaaagatttaaaaatacctatttccaaaaatctcttataaaatacataatttcctTGCTcccactaattaatttaaacttgatcttaaaaatttattaattcttaaaatatttaaaataaatattttcttaaatagaaatttagcttttaaatatttaacatcTTAATCGTCTCCAGTCCTCCGTCCCCTGCCAACCACCGTTATTCGTATGAAAATCTTAAATTATGCAATCGAGTAAAATTACATAATCAATCATTTAAttactcaaaatatatcatttatctatccaaaatcatttaattaaaatattttatcaatttaataatttcaagCATGTGGTCTACGTCGACTGATTTTCGTACGTTACaatataatgtttgatttgattgattaatttgattaaatttgagataatgtgaTATTATCGTTTTgtcattttgaaaatattaataaaatatttataatattatttattaagaataatattgtaatttcaattcaatgatttgattgatgtgagataaatgattgatgatttgattgatgtaagataaatgattgatagatggataaataatatggAGCATCAAACATGATATTGAATTggataaaaatatgaataaataatatagaGAATCAAACAGTACCTTAGAATAGATGTTTGAGGTCAAATCAACCACATCTCTTTGCTTTCTAGAAATGATTTTGCCTTATAAGTATATTTGTCTTCCCCAAAAAACTATGTTTTCTAAATATGACTCGCCTTCCAAGATGTCGAGTGGATTTAAACATACAATATTATTACTCTTCCTAGTGTTTATTGTAGTGCACCATCCcacatttatttaaatgatataagGAGTTGGAACTTAAGGTTATCTATTTTTGTAAAGCGACGAAGAATgaagtatttgttaaaatagTCCATTGTGCAATTGCATTTTCCTAGGAGACCAGAGCATGAGGCATGACAGAAATGATACCAGAAACGATCGCCAGCAGGAACACTGGAAGATAAATATTATGCAGGGCAAAATGCTAACTGTATGAGAGCCACCTTTTGAAACTATGGAGTCAAGTGCTACATCCATGGGAGTCACCTCTAAACTCTCAACGCTAGTTGATCGATAAGTCAGGTCACAACGAGGACATCGAGTTATGAAGGTGGGGTGATTGTAGTGCATCATGCTCTCATCTCACATTGgttaaaaatgaatatttaaagTTATTTGTATGGGGTTACTATGGACTCATAAATAACTTGAGTTTGTCATTTTCGTAGATCGAAGATGAATATAAAATAGTTGTTATAAAAATCCATAGTAAAGTTGAGATTTCGGGGAGACTTGAGACCACCGATCTCACACGTGTGACCATATTatctctatttttatttaaactacaaaattatttttattctaCAACCtaattacaaaaattattaatgaaacaaaaataaattagaaacattatatgttataataattaggttCGTGGTCAATAAAATAGTCCCACATTTATCGAGTTGTCACGACCAACCCTAGACATTATGGCTAGCTCTTTGTGTTCCCATTTTAAAATTTGCTTTCCCAATAATATCATTCTCCCAAAATTACGCTTTTGTTTTCCGGCGTGCCAATTAGTGGGACAGGTGCACAAAATTAGCCCcgtaaatatatgatatataaagCTAGTATAAAGTATTTAGTAATATTATTATACTAGTTTCGAAGAAAATCCACATCGAGATTGAAAAATGACAATATAATTCCGGATATATATGGGTTATGAATGGGTGTCATATcgaaaaaatgactaaatttgtaaaaaaaaatcaaatataatgaACTGAGACTGAAATTCTAAAGTATAGAGAATCGAAATTGTAATGTGATAAATATATTTGACAAACATttcatttttctgaaaaaagaaagaaatttcaTTCGTTCAAATTTGTATATCGTAGCCTGATGCAAAATGGCATCGCGTTGAACaaattaaaatgcaaatttcgtgGCAATATTCACTAATTACGTACTAAATTGATGTAtacaaatattatcaaaatttatataagaaGCTCtatttattttccatttttagtataaaaatcAACCACTAATAATTCAAAGAAATATTATTATCAAttaaaaaagatgaaaaattaGGATCCCGTTccacaataaaatatatatattcctgCCACGGCTATTTTTCTATAACTAAAACTCGATATTCCTTAATcattactatatatattattgCACGACTAACCCTCCCATAGTTGAGTCGGCAACAATATACAATAATGATAGTGAATTCTTGAAGTGAAAAacttatctatatatatacataatgtATCGATTAATCTTGGGATGgaaatatcatgttattataaaaTTCGGGCatggaattaagaaattaatataATGTTTTCTTCCCTTTTTTTTGTGTTTCTTCAACCATAAAATCTCACTAATTGGGATTAATTTATACGTTTATGTCACGGCTATGTTCATTGCACCAGACagatttaattatatataaatgataaaatGGAATCTCATCAATAtacgaaaaaaatttattatgaaataattcttcaatattttactctttttttttccaaaataagcTCTAAATCGATATCCCCTTTTATTTAGTGCATGAGATGTCTATGTTGTATTAAAGTTTGAAGAAATATAGAGTGAGCGAAAAGCTCAAGTCGCAGTATTGTAAAACTTAATCAGGAATACAAAGAAATATGTTTATATAGCTAGGGTAAACACAAAAAGATTAAAATGACTAATCTACTCTTGAGAACTAAATAATGTATTCTAACGAAGTTGTTTGTCACTTTGAAAATTCTTGGGACTCGAAGCTTACCTTCTTCATTGATTATTGTATATAATGACCACATGGATTTTAATTATGCGATAATGTTTGTATTAATAGTTGCTAAACCTGGTACTGTTCCTATATGGCGACGTGGGTTGTTtgtacataaaatttaaatatggatATGATTAAAGTCGgcatataattcaaaataaggGAAGACAGCAAAGGAAAATTCATAATATCATGGCGGAAAGAGTCAAATTGGTTCTCTGAATTTGTCTATTTTGTGTTTTGGTTTtataagtatttaaatttaggTTTTGATCATGTAAGTTAAGTAATGTTTTGGTTATTGGTCTTTTTTTCGGAGCGTTGACGTGACGCTTGAAAATATTGACGTAATGTTTCGATTGTTCTCATAGCAAGGGCAATTGTTGAACCTCAACAATTATCCTATTTACAATTAATAAgaagtgggtctcatgtgagaccgtctcacggatcttaatctgtgatacgggtcaaccttacccatattctcaataaaaagtaatactcttagcataaaaagtaatactttttcatggatgacccaaataaaagatccgtctcacaaatacgactcgtgagaccgtctcacacaagtttttgccattaatAAGAATCGAACATATGACATGCCTCTGATAACAATTGTAGGATGTCAGTTTACCAAAGTTATAAATGGTGCTAACGGTGCAAGCGTCACGTTTTAATTGGATTTCATAATATAGACAATTATTGTACTCAAACAAGACTAAtttggtttttaaaaataattaaaatggaTTCAAATAATTACCATCTTAGATGCATTGGAAATATATTACAGTATTAAAGACATTATTGGTATGAATGAATAGAATTAATCTTGAAATGAAATGGAGATGCAAATGAAATTATAGTTATATTTTATTCCAATGATTGATACCGAAAAGAatgtaatgaaattatttttaataaacaaatttttttaattcaaaattcaaaataatagatGGCTCaagaaatattattattgttgttgttaaataacaaaaataataattattgatgatctattatttaaaaataacattgtcATATAActatattagtattttaattatgaatatTAACTTCATAATGAAATtatcatcattttattttttttattattaatatttaaaataaaaatacctaaaataataatcataatacaTATCGTTtattattatcaattatttattattatcattattaagatatatatttaaattagttaaattagagaaagtaaagttttttttttttgtaaaataggTAAGAATTGAGAATATAAATGACTATTCCCAACGAGAATGGGATGAATATGAGAATAGTCATTCTCATTAGAATGAGTATTGTCTTACCAAACATGAGTGAGTATAGGAAATGCTCATTTCATTTTCTCCGATTTTCTCCGATTAAGTATGTCATAAGAAAGTGCTTATGTTGTGGGAAGTAAAAGttaactaaaattaaatccaTCCAAACAAgataaatgaatttgaaattaaagattttgatcatgatcctcttcttctttcttttgttCGACAACTAGTAAATTATTGGAGGTTGAAGTacccacaaaaataaaaaaaattggttaaattttgttatacatggtaatataaaatataatagaattttttaaaaaatttcgtcTCGCAAGAAAATTGTTGAAATATAAAATGAATTTGAATGTGTGATTTTTGAGAATGAGATGATGATATTTATAGGGGTGGTGCATTTAATACTCGTACTATGTAAAGTAATGATAACATTTAATATATCTACGATAGGTTCTGATCTTGTAAAagctaagttctgcttctgtttaTCTAAGCTGATAAGTACTCGAAGGGTACTGCTTTGTTAAGGCGATACGAGAACTTCTGCTTTTGTACTGTCTTCTGGTTTCACTAACGCGATCTActggttttgactctcatcaacacaattaaattaagtctaacaggTGGTGATGTTAAAAtcttacaataattatattgatatttttttcataattttaaaaagctCTTTCCATAAATTACGAGATGCTTCTTCCATAATTTCGAGAAGTTTTC of the Primulina huaijiensis isolate GDHJ02 chromosome 1, ASM1229523v2, whole genome shotgun sequence genome contains:
- the LOC140983921 gene encoding bHLH transcription factor RHL1-like — encoded protein: MQPTSRELLEMNNLNPLVSLREIHNSQMSTSSHFDPTSSHDDFLDQMFSSVPSSASSFPWPEDHAPPPCHMEEQSTALLASKLRQQQISNGAAKALMLQQQLFLSRGLAVNGLRSPSAADIGFLNIPHADQDDVVDGSCYKSANPDQDASIKSLFNGFTGSIGHSSNQPQHLLHSQGGALQSHKFGGAAAPEMNQPAASGSSGGGTAGQPKQRVRARRGQATDPHSIAERLRRERIAERMKSLQELVPNANKTDKASMLDEIIDYVKFLQLQVKVLSMSRLGGAAAAANPLVADMSSEGGRIGNGTKTASSSNNNDGMTVTEHQVAKLMEEDMGSAMQYLQGKGLCLMPISLATAISTSTCHSRSHHPLASASNNNQLLNGEAACPTSPSVSALTVQSATIAANGGGETSLKDANSVSKP